The Oreochromis niloticus isolate F11D_XX linkage group LG15, O_niloticus_UMD_NMBU, whole genome shotgun sequence genome includes a region encoding these proteins:
- the LOC102078051 gene encoding uncharacterized protein LOC102078051 isoform X6 gives MDGLLKEIRCKDEAAASVLEQAGLRADSDLQLLTLHNLGLLFPGVENVKLRRKIFYIIHKQKPIDVLIEEFKDFIPHESLRAALTENGVLVDYLKMLKEMKTQMNNDFLDRHISLLEDFRKSQPSQDQDKDEIMDILLKEIRRKDEAAASVLEHAGLRADSDLQLLTVQEAGELFPGVENFKRIRKIFDIIQTQKPIDILIKEFKDFIPHESLRAALTENGVLTNYLKMLKETKIQVNKVQDFLDAHINLLEDFRKSQPSQDQDKGSFSSSDNSQTGEPPQIQQDITASSAMMSPPSPTSTRDHPEERSGSLSSSDNSQTSDPPQIQQDITASSAMMSPPSPTSTPDHPKKRSGSLSSSDNSQTGDPPQIQQDIIASSAMMSPPSPTSTPDHPKKRKGSLSSSDNSQTSDPPQIQQDITASSAMMSPPSPTSTPDHPKKRSGSLSSSDNSQTGDPPQIQDIIASSAMMSPPSPTSTPDHPKKRKGSLSSSDNSQTGEPPQIQQGSFSSSHNSQTGDPPQIQQDCSSRSRSLSMRSIISTHVQPQKRQVTYKMVVSGITFDADKQLLHRVMTSSGDRILKLLSQEDGDVIIVFCPVVSRMGTDVEAAMAQVTGDKPVILVVMHHTYGARSVPSVKTWKDSCKVVLCVHVFYHEKVPGLLPCQENNDAIFKIRTELLKYGVDITESTSGDTQNRFIPKFFSKYIK, from the exons ATGGATGGTTTGCTTAAGGAAATAAGATGCAAGGATGAAGCAGCAGCCTCTGTACTGGAAC AGGCAGGTTTGAGAGCTGACTCAGATCTCCAGTTACTGACTTTACACAACCTGGGTTTGTTGTTCCCTGGAGTTGAAAATGTCAAACTGAGAAGGAAAATCTTTTATATAATACACAAGCAG aaACCAATTGATGTACTCATAGAAGAATTCAAGGACTTCATCCCACATGAATCTCTCAGGG CTGCCTTAACCGAAAATGGAGTCTTGGTGGACTACCTGAAAATGTTGAAGGAAATGAAGACCCAAATGAATAATGATTTCCTTGATCGACATATCAGTCTGTTGGAGGACTTCAGGAAATCTCAACCATCGCAGGACCAGGACAAAG ATGAAATCATGGATATTTTGCTTAAGGAAATAAGACGCAAGGATGAAGCAGCAGCCTCTGTACTGGAAC ACGCAGGTTTGAGAGCTGACTCAGATCTCCAGTTACTGACTGTACAAGAAGCGGGTGAGCTGTTCCCTGGAGTTGAAAATTTCAAACGGATAAGGAAAATCTTTGATATAATACAGACGCAG aaACCAATTGATATCCTCATAAAAGAATTCAAGGACTTCATCCCACATGAATCTCTCAGGG CTGCCTTAACCGAAAATGGAGTCTTGACCAATTACCTGAAAATGTTGAAGGAAACGAAGATCCAAGTGAATAAAGTGCAAGATTTCCTTGATGCACATATCAATCTACTGGAGGACTTCAGGAAATCTCAACCATCGCAGGACCAGGACAAAG GATCTTTTTCAAGTAGTGACAATAGCCAAACTGGTGAGCCTCCACAAATACAACAAG ATATAACTGCTAGTAGTGCAATGATGTCCCCACCCTCTCCTACCTCCACTCGAGACCATCCAGAGGAAAGATCAG GTTCTTTGTCAAGTAGTGACAATAGCCAAACTAGTGACCCTCCACAAATACAACAAG ATATAACTGCCAGTAGTGCAATGATGTCCCCACCCTCTCCTACCTCCACTCCAGACCATCCAAAGAAAAGATCAG GTTCTTTGTCAAGTAGTGACAATAGCCAAACTGGTGACCCTCCACAAATACAACAAG ATATAATTGCCAGTAGTGCAATGATGTCCCCACCCTCTCCTACCTCCACTCCAGACcatccaaagaaaagaaaag GTTCTTTGTCAAGTAGTGACAATAGCCAAACTAGTGACCCTCCACAAATACAGCAAG ATATAACTGCCAGTAGTGCAATGATGTCCCCACCCTCTCCTACCTCCACTCCAGACCATCCAAAGAAAAGATCAG GTTCTTTGTCAAGTAGTGACAATAGCCAAACTGGTGACCCTCCACAAATACAAG ATATAATTGCCAGTAGTGCAATGATGTCCCCACCCTCTCCTACCTCCACTCCAGACcatccaaagaaaagaaaag GTTCTTTGTCAAGTAGTGACAATAGCCAAACTGGTGAGCCTCCACAAATACAACAAG GTTCTTTCTCAAGTAGCCACAATAGCCAAACTGGTGACCCTCCACAAATACAACAAG ATTGCAGTAGCAGGAGCCGGAGTCTTTCTATGCGCTCTATTATTTCCACTCATGTCCAGCCACAGAAAAGACAAG TGACGTACAAGATGGTCGTCAGCGGAATAACCTTTGATGCCGATAAGCAGCTACTGCACAGAGTAATGACTTCAAGCGGGGATAGAATTTTGAAGTTGCTCAGTCAGGAGGATGGTGACGTCATCATCGTCTTCTGTCCTGTTGTTTCACGTATGGGGACAGATGTTGAGGCAGCCATGGCCCAAGTCACAG GTGATAAACCTGTCATACTGGTTGTGATGCATCACACATATGGAGCCAGATCTGTACCCTCAGTGAAAACATGGAAGGATTCTTGTAAGGTCgttttgtgtgttcatgttttctACCATGAGAAGGTCCCTGGATTGCTGCCATGTCAGGAAAATAATGATGCCATCTTTAAGATACGAACAGAATTACTGAAATATGGTGTTGACATAACTGAAAGTACAAGTGGAGATACTCAGAATCGGTTTATTCCTaagtttttttcaaaatatattAAGTAA
- the LOC102078051 gene encoding uncharacterized protein LOC102078051 isoform X29, producing MDGLLKEIRCKDEAAASVLEQAGLRADSDLQLLTLHNLGLLFPGVENVKLRRKIFYIIHKQKPIDVLIEEFKDFIPHESLRAALTENGVLVDYLKMLKEMKTQMNNDFLDRHISLLEDFRKSQPSQDQDKDEIMDILLKEIRRKDEAAASVLEHAGLRADSDLQLLTVQEAGELFPGVENFKRIRKIFDIIQTQKPIDILIKEFKDFIPHESLRAALTENGVLTNYLKMLKETKIQVNKVQDFLDAHINLLEDFRKSQPSQDQDKGSFSSSDNSQTGEPPQIQQDITASSAMMSPPSPTSTRDHPEERSGSLSSSDNSQTSDPPQIQQDITASSAMMSPPSPTSTPDHPKKRSGSLSSSDNSQTGDPPQIQQDTSTSSAMMSPPSPTSTPDHPEKRSGSFSSSHNSQTGDPPQIQQDCSSRSRSLSMRSIISTHVQPQKRQVTYKMVVSGITFDADKQLLHRVMTSSGDRILKLLSQEDGDVIIVFCPVVSRMGTDVEAAMAQVTGDKPVILVVMHHTYGARSVPSVKTWKDSCKVVLCVHVFYHEKVPGLLPCQENNDAIFKIRTELLKYGVDITESTSGDTQNRFIPKFFSKYIK from the exons ATGGATGGTTTGCTTAAGGAAATAAGATGCAAGGATGAAGCAGCAGCCTCTGTACTGGAAC AGGCAGGTTTGAGAGCTGACTCAGATCTCCAGTTACTGACTTTACACAACCTGGGTTTGTTGTTCCCTGGAGTTGAAAATGTCAAACTGAGAAGGAAAATCTTTTATATAATACACAAGCAG aaACCAATTGATGTACTCATAGAAGAATTCAAGGACTTCATCCCACATGAATCTCTCAGGG CTGCCTTAACCGAAAATGGAGTCTTGGTGGACTACCTGAAAATGTTGAAGGAAATGAAGACCCAAATGAATAATGATTTCCTTGATCGACATATCAGTCTGTTGGAGGACTTCAGGAAATCTCAACCATCGCAGGACCAGGACAAAG ATGAAATCATGGATATTTTGCTTAAGGAAATAAGACGCAAGGATGAAGCAGCAGCCTCTGTACTGGAAC ACGCAGGTTTGAGAGCTGACTCAGATCTCCAGTTACTGACTGTACAAGAAGCGGGTGAGCTGTTCCCTGGAGTTGAAAATTTCAAACGGATAAGGAAAATCTTTGATATAATACAGACGCAG aaACCAATTGATATCCTCATAAAAGAATTCAAGGACTTCATCCCACATGAATCTCTCAGGG CTGCCTTAACCGAAAATGGAGTCTTGACCAATTACCTGAAAATGTTGAAGGAAACGAAGATCCAAGTGAATAAAGTGCAAGATTTCCTTGATGCACATATCAATCTACTGGAGGACTTCAGGAAATCTCAACCATCGCAGGACCAGGACAAAG GATCTTTTTCAAGTAGTGACAATAGCCAAACTGGTGAGCCTCCACAAATACAACAAG ATATAACTGCTAGTAGTGCAATGATGTCCCCACCCTCTCCTACCTCCACTCGAGACCATCCAGAGGAAAGATCAG GTTCTTTGTCAAGTAGTGACAATAGCCAAACTAGTGACCCTCCACAAATACAACAAG ATATAACTGCCAGTAGTGCAATGATGTCCCCACCCTCTCCTACCTCCACTCCAGACCATCCAAAGAAAAGATCAG GTTCTTTGTCAAGTAGTGACAATAGCCAAACTGGTGACCCTCCACAAATACAACAAG ATACAAGTACCAGTAGTGCAATGATGTCCCCACCCTCTCCTACCTCCACTCCAGACCATCCAGAGAAAAGATCAG GTTCTTTCTCAAGTAGCCACAATAGCCAAACTGGTGACCCTCCACAAATACAACAAG ATTGCAGTAGCAGGAGCCGGAGTCTTTCTATGCGCTCTATTATTTCCACTCATGTCCAGCCACAGAAAAGACAAG TGACGTACAAGATGGTCGTCAGCGGAATAACCTTTGATGCCGATAAGCAGCTACTGCACAGAGTAATGACTTCAAGCGGGGATAGAATTTTGAAGTTGCTCAGTCAGGAGGATGGTGACGTCATCATCGTCTTCTGTCCTGTTGTTTCACGTATGGGGACAGATGTTGAGGCAGCCATGGCCCAAGTCACAG GTGATAAACCTGTCATACTGGTTGTGATGCATCACACATATGGAGCCAGATCTGTACCCTCAGTGAAAACATGGAAGGATTCTTGTAAGGTCgttttgtgtgttcatgttttctACCATGAGAAGGTCCCTGGATTGCTGCCATGTCAGGAAAATAATGATGCCATCTTTAAGATACGAACAGAATTACTGAAATATGGTGTTGACATAACTGAAAGTACAAGTGGAGATACTCAGAATCGGTTTATTCCTaagtttttttcaaaatatattAAGTAA
- the LOC102078051 gene encoding uncharacterized protein LOC102078051 isoform X2, translating into MDGLLKEIRCKDEAAASVLEQAGLRADSDLQLLTLHNLGLLFPGVENVKLRRKIFYIIHKQKPIDVLIEEFKDFIPHESLRAALTENGVLVDYLKMLKEMKTQMNNDFLDRHISLLEDFRKSQPSQDQDKDEIMDILLKEIRRKDEAAASVLEHAGLRADSDLQLLTVQEAGELFPGVENFKRIRKIFDIIQTQKPIDILIKEFKDFIPHESLRAALTENGVLTNYLKMLKETKIQVNKVQDFLDAHINLLEDFRKSQPSQDQDKGSFSSSDNSQTGEPPQIQQDITASSAMMSPPSPTSTRDHPEERSGSLSSSDNSQTSDPPQIQQDITASSAMMSPPSPTSTPDHPKKRSGSLSSSDNSQTGDPPQIQQDIIASSAMMSPPSPTSTPDHPKKRKGSLSSSDNSQTSDPPQIQQDITASSAMMSPPSPTSTPDHPKKRSGSLSSSDNSQTGDPPQIQDIIASSAMMSPPSPTSTPDHPKKRKGSLSSSDNSQTGEPPQIQQDTSTSSAMMSPPSPTSTPDHPEKRSGSFSSSHNSQTGDPPQIQQDCSSRSRSLSMRSIISTHVQPQKRQVTYKMVVSGITFDADKQLLHRVMTSSGDRILKLLSQEDGDVIIVFCPVVSRMGTDVEAAMAQVTGDKPVILVVMHHTYGARSVPSVKTWKDSCKVVLCVHVFYHEKVPGLLPCQENNDAIFKIRTELLKYGVDITESTSGDTQNRFIPKFFSKYIK; encoded by the exons ATGGATGGTTTGCTTAAGGAAATAAGATGCAAGGATGAAGCAGCAGCCTCTGTACTGGAAC AGGCAGGTTTGAGAGCTGACTCAGATCTCCAGTTACTGACTTTACACAACCTGGGTTTGTTGTTCCCTGGAGTTGAAAATGTCAAACTGAGAAGGAAAATCTTTTATATAATACACAAGCAG aaACCAATTGATGTACTCATAGAAGAATTCAAGGACTTCATCCCACATGAATCTCTCAGGG CTGCCTTAACCGAAAATGGAGTCTTGGTGGACTACCTGAAAATGTTGAAGGAAATGAAGACCCAAATGAATAATGATTTCCTTGATCGACATATCAGTCTGTTGGAGGACTTCAGGAAATCTCAACCATCGCAGGACCAGGACAAAG ATGAAATCATGGATATTTTGCTTAAGGAAATAAGACGCAAGGATGAAGCAGCAGCCTCTGTACTGGAAC ACGCAGGTTTGAGAGCTGACTCAGATCTCCAGTTACTGACTGTACAAGAAGCGGGTGAGCTGTTCCCTGGAGTTGAAAATTTCAAACGGATAAGGAAAATCTTTGATATAATACAGACGCAG aaACCAATTGATATCCTCATAAAAGAATTCAAGGACTTCATCCCACATGAATCTCTCAGGG CTGCCTTAACCGAAAATGGAGTCTTGACCAATTACCTGAAAATGTTGAAGGAAACGAAGATCCAAGTGAATAAAGTGCAAGATTTCCTTGATGCACATATCAATCTACTGGAGGACTTCAGGAAATCTCAACCATCGCAGGACCAGGACAAAG GATCTTTTTCAAGTAGTGACAATAGCCAAACTGGTGAGCCTCCACAAATACAACAAG ATATAACTGCTAGTAGTGCAATGATGTCCCCACCCTCTCCTACCTCCACTCGAGACCATCCAGAGGAAAGATCAG GTTCTTTGTCAAGTAGTGACAATAGCCAAACTAGTGACCCTCCACAAATACAACAAG ATATAACTGCCAGTAGTGCAATGATGTCCCCACCCTCTCCTACCTCCACTCCAGACCATCCAAAGAAAAGATCAG GTTCTTTGTCAAGTAGTGACAATAGCCAAACTGGTGACCCTCCACAAATACAACAAG ATATAATTGCCAGTAGTGCAATGATGTCCCCACCCTCTCCTACCTCCACTCCAGACcatccaaagaaaagaaaag GTTCTTTGTCAAGTAGTGACAATAGCCAAACTAGTGACCCTCCACAAATACAGCAAG ATATAACTGCCAGTAGTGCAATGATGTCCCCACCCTCTCCTACCTCCACTCCAGACCATCCAAAGAAAAGATCAG GTTCTTTGTCAAGTAGTGACAATAGCCAAACTGGTGACCCTCCACAAATACAAG ATATAATTGCCAGTAGTGCAATGATGTCCCCACCCTCTCCTACCTCCACTCCAGACcatccaaagaaaagaaaag GTTCTTTGTCAAGTAGTGACAATAGCCAAACTGGTGAGCCTCCACAAATACAACAAG ATACAAGTACCAGTAGTGCAATGATGTCCCCACCCTCTCCTACCTCCACTCCAGACCATCCAGAGAAAAGATCAG GTTCTTTCTCAAGTAGCCACAATAGCCAAACTGGTGACCCTCCACAAATACAACAAG ATTGCAGTAGCAGGAGCCGGAGTCTTTCTATGCGCTCTATTATTTCCACTCATGTCCAGCCACAGAAAAGACAAG TGACGTACAAGATGGTCGTCAGCGGAATAACCTTTGATGCCGATAAGCAGCTACTGCACAGAGTAATGACTTCAAGCGGGGATAGAATTTTGAAGTTGCTCAGTCAGGAGGATGGTGACGTCATCATCGTCTTCTGTCCTGTTGTTTCACGTATGGGGACAGATGTTGAGGCAGCCATGGCCCAAGTCACAG GTGATAAACCTGTCATACTGGTTGTGATGCATCACACATATGGAGCCAGATCTGTACCCTCAGTGAAAACATGGAAGGATTCTTGTAAGGTCgttttgtgtgttcatgttttctACCATGAGAAGGTCCCTGGATTGCTGCCATGTCAGGAAAATAATGATGCCATCTTTAAGATACGAACAGAATTACTGAAATATGGTGTTGACATAACTGAAAGTACAAGTGGAGATACTCAGAATCGGTTTATTCCTaagtttttttcaaaatatattAAGTAA
- the LOC102078051 gene encoding uncharacterized protein LOC102078051 isoform X16, with protein sequence MDGLLKEIRCKDEAAASVLEQAGLRADSDLQLLTLHNLGLLFPGVENVKLRRKIFYIIHKQKPIDVLIEEFKDFIPHESLRAALTENGVLVDYLKMLKEMKTQMNNDFLDRHISLLEDFRKSQPSQDQDKDEIMDILLKEIRRKDEAAASVLEHAGLRADSDLQLLTVQEAGELFPGVENFKRIRKIFDIIQTQKPIDILIKEFKDFIPHESLRAALTENGVLTNYLKMLKETKIQVNKVQDFLDAHINLLEDFRKSQPSQDQDKGSFSSSDNSQTGEPPQIQQDITASSAMMSPPSPTSTRDHPEERSGSLSSSDNSQTSDPPQIQQDITASSAMMSPPSPTSTPDHPKKRSGSLSSSDNSQTGDPPQIQQDIIASSAMMSPPSPTSTPDHPKKRKGSLSSSDNSQTSDPPQIQQDITASSAMMSPPSPTSTPDHPKKRSGSLSSSDNSQTGDPPQIQDIIASSAMMSPPSPTSTPDHPKKRKGSLSSSDNSQTGEPPQIQQDCSSRSRSLSMRSIISTHVQPQKRQVTYKMVVSGITFDADKQLLHRVMTSSGDRILKLLSQEDGDVIIVFCPVVSRMGTDVEAAMAQVTGDKPVILVVMHHTYGARSVPSVKTWKDSCKVVLCVHVFYHEKVPGLLPCQENNDAIFKIRTELLKYGVDITESTSGDTQNRFIPKFFSKYIK encoded by the exons ATGGATGGTTTGCTTAAGGAAATAAGATGCAAGGATGAAGCAGCAGCCTCTGTACTGGAAC AGGCAGGTTTGAGAGCTGACTCAGATCTCCAGTTACTGACTTTACACAACCTGGGTTTGTTGTTCCCTGGAGTTGAAAATGTCAAACTGAGAAGGAAAATCTTTTATATAATACACAAGCAG aaACCAATTGATGTACTCATAGAAGAATTCAAGGACTTCATCCCACATGAATCTCTCAGGG CTGCCTTAACCGAAAATGGAGTCTTGGTGGACTACCTGAAAATGTTGAAGGAAATGAAGACCCAAATGAATAATGATTTCCTTGATCGACATATCAGTCTGTTGGAGGACTTCAGGAAATCTCAACCATCGCAGGACCAGGACAAAG ATGAAATCATGGATATTTTGCTTAAGGAAATAAGACGCAAGGATGAAGCAGCAGCCTCTGTACTGGAAC ACGCAGGTTTGAGAGCTGACTCAGATCTCCAGTTACTGACTGTACAAGAAGCGGGTGAGCTGTTCCCTGGAGTTGAAAATTTCAAACGGATAAGGAAAATCTTTGATATAATACAGACGCAG aaACCAATTGATATCCTCATAAAAGAATTCAAGGACTTCATCCCACATGAATCTCTCAGGG CTGCCTTAACCGAAAATGGAGTCTTGACCAATTACCTGAAAATGTTGAAGGAAACGAAGATCCAAGTGAATAAAGTGCAAGATTTCCTTGATGCACATATCAATCTACTGGAGGACTTCAGGAAATCTCAACCATCGCAGGACCAGGACAAAG GATCTTTTTCAAGTAGTGACAATAGCCAAACTGGTGAGCCTCCACAAATACAACAAG ATATAACTGCTAGTAGTGCAATGATGTCCCCACCCTCTCCTACCTCCACTCGAGACCATCCAGAGGAAAGATCAG GTTCTTTGTCAAGTAGTGACAATAGCCAAACTAGTGACCCTCCACAAATACAACAAG ATATAACTGCCAGTAGTGCAATGATGTCCCCACCCTCTCCTACCTCCACTCCAGACCATCCAAAGAAAAGATCAG GTTCTTTGTCAAGTAGTGACAATAGCCAAACTGGTGACCCTCCACAAATACAACAAG ATATAATTGCCAGTAGTGCAATGATGTCCCCACCCTCTCCTACCTCCACTCCAGACcatccaaagaaaagaaaag GTTCTTTGTCAAGTAGTGACAATAGCCAAACTAGTGACCCTCCACAAATACAGCAAG ATATAACTGCCAGTAGTGCAATGATGTCCCCACCCTCTCCTACCTCCACTCCAGACCATCCAAAGAAAAGATCAG GTTCTTTGTCAAGTAGTGACAATAGCCAAACTGGTGACCCTCCACAAATACAAG ATATAATTGCCAGTAGTGCAATGATGTCCCCACCCTCTCCTACCTCCACTCCAGACcatccaaagaaaagaaaag GTTCTTTGTCAAGTAGTGACAATAGCCAAACTGGTGAGCCTCCACAAATACAACAAG ATTGCAGTAGCAGGAGCCGGAGTCTTTCTATGCGCTCTATTATTTCCACTCATGTCCAGCCACAGAAAAGACAAG TGACGTACAAGATGGTCGTCAGCGGAATAACCTTTGATGCCGATAAGCAGCTACTGCACAGAGTAATGACTTCAAGCGGGGATAGAATTTTGAAGTTGCTCAGTCAGGAGGATGGTGACGTCATCATCGTCTTCTGTCCTGTTGTTTCACGTATGGGGACAGATGTTGAGGCAGCCATGGCCCAAGTCACAG GTGATAAACCTGTCATACTGGTTGTGATGCATCACACATATGGAGCCAGATCTGTACCCTCAGTGAAAACATGGAAGGATTCTTGTAAGGTCgttttgtgtgttcatgttttctACCATGAGAAGGTCCCTGGATTGCTGCCATGTCAGGAAAATAATGATGCCATCTTTAAGATACGAACAGAATTACTGAAATATGGTGTTGACATAACTGAAAGTACAAGTGGAGATACTCAGAATCGGTTTATTCCTaagtttttttcaaaatatattAAGTAA
- the LOC102078051 gene encoding uncharacterized protein LOC102078051 isoform X19: MDGLLKEIRCKDEAAASVLEQAGLRADSDLQLLTLHNLGLLFPGVENVKLRRKIFYIIHKQKPIDVLIEEFKDFIPHESLRAALTENGVLVDYLKMLKEMKTQMNNDFLDRHISLLEDFRKSQPSQDQDKDEIMDILLKEIRRKDEAAASVLEHAGLRADSDLQLLTVQEAGELFPGVENFKRIRKIFDIIQTQKPIDILIKEFKDFIPHESLRAALTENGVLTNYLKMLKETKIQVNKVQDFLDAHINLLEDFRKSQPSQDQDKGSFSSSDNSQTGEPPQIQQDITASSAMMSPPSPTSTRDHPEERSGSLSSSDNSQTSDPPQIQQDITASSAMMSPPSPTSTPDHPKKRSGSLSSSDNSQTGDPPQIQQDIIASSAMMSPPSPTSTPDHPKKRKGSLSSSDNSQTSDPPQIQQDITASSAMMSPPSPTSTPDHPKKRSGSLSSSDNSQTGEPPQIQQGSFSSSHNSQTGDPPQIQQDCSSRSRSLSMRSIISTHVQPQKRQVTYKMVVSGITFDADKQLLHRVMTSSGDRILKLLSQEDGDVIIVFCPVVSRMGTDVEAAMAQVTGDKPVILVVMHHTYGARSVPSVKTWKDSCKVVLCVHVFYHEKVPGLLPCQENNDAIFKIRTELLKYGVDITESTSGDTQNRFIPKFFSKYIK; the protein is encoded by the exons ATGGATGGTTTGCTTAAGGAAATAAGATGCAAGGATGAAGCAGCAGCCTCTGTACTGGAAC AGGCAGGTTTGAGAGCTGACTCAGATCTCCAGTTACTGACTTTACACAACCTGGGTTTGTTGTTCCCTGGAGTTGAAAATGTCAAACTGAGAAGGAAAATCTTTTATATAATACACAAGCAG aaACCAATTGATGTACTCATAGAAGAATTCAAGGACTTCATCCCACATGAATCTCTCAGGG CTGCCTTAACCGAAAATGGAGTCTTGGTGGACTACCTGAAAATGTTGAAGGAAATGAAGACCCAAATGAATAATGATTTCCTTGATCGACATATCAGTCTGTTGGAGGACTTCAGGAAATCTCAACCATCGCAGGACCAGGACAAAG ATGAAATCATGGATATTTTGCTTAAGGAAATAAGACGCAAGGATGAAGCAGCAGCCTCTGTACTGGAAC ACGCAGGTTTGAGAGCTGACTCAGATCTCCAGTTACTGACTGTACAAGAAGCGGGTGAGCTGTTCCCTGGAGTTGAAAATTTCAAACGGATAAGGAAAATCTTTGATATAATACAGACGCAG aaACCAATTGATATCCTCATAAAAGAATTCAAGGACTTCATCCCACATGAATCTCTCAGGG CTGCCTTAACCGAAAATGGAGTCTTGACCAATTACCTGAAAATGTTGAAGGAAACGAAGATCCAAGTGAATAAAGTGCAAGATTTCCTTGATGCACATATCAATCTACTGGAGGACTTCAGGAAATCTCAACCATCGCAGGACCAGGACAAAG GATCTTTTTCAAGTAGTGACAATAGCCAAACTGGTGAGCCTCCACAAATACAACAAG ATATAACTGCTAGTAGTGCAATGATGTCCCCACCCTCTCCTACCTCCACTCGAGACCATCCAGAGGAAAGATCAG GTTCTTTGTCAAGTAGTGACAATAGCCAAACTAGTGACCCTCCACAAATACAACAAG ATATAACTGCCAGTAGTGCAATGATGTCCCCACCCTCTCCTACCTCCACTCCAGACCATCCAAAGAAAAGATCAG GTTCTTTGTCAAGTAGTGACAATAGCCAAACTGGTGACCCTCCACAAATACAACAAG ATATAATTGCCAGTAGTGCAATGATGTCCCCACCCTCTCCTACCTCCACTCCAGACcatccaaagaaaagaaaag GTTCTTTGTCAAGTAGTGACAATAGCCAAACTAGTGACCCTCCACAAATACAGCAAG ATATAACTGCCAGTAGTGCAATGATGTCCCCACCCTCTCCTACCTCCACTCCAGACCATCCAAAGAAAAGATCAG GTTCTTTGTCAAGTAGTGACAATAGCCAAACTGGTGAGCCTCCACAAATACAACAAG GTTCTTTCTCAAGTAGCCACAATAGCCAAACTGGTGACCCTCCACAAATACAACAAG ATTGCAGTAGCAGGAGCCGGAGTCTTTCTATGCGCTCTATTATTTCCACTCATGTCCAGCCACAGAAAAGACAAG TGACGTACAAGATGGTCGTCAGCGGAATAACCTTTGATGCCGATAAGCAGCTACTGCACAGAGTAATGACTTCAAGCGGGGATAGAATTTTGAAGTTGCTCAGTCAGGAGGATGGTGACGTCATCATCGTCTTCTGTCCTGTTGTTTCACGTATGGGGACAGATGTTGAGGCAGCCATGGCCCAAGTCACAG GTGATAAACCTGTCATACTGGTTGTGATGCATCACACATATGGAGCCAGATCTGTACCCTCAGTGAAAACATGGAAGGATTCTTGTAAGGTCgttttgtgtgttcatgttttctACCATGAGAAGGTCCCTGGATTGCTGCCATGTCAGGAAAATAATGATGCCATCTTTAAGATACGAACAGAATTACTGAAATATGGTGTTGACATAACTGAAAGTACAAGTGGAGATACTCAGAATCGGTTTATTCCTaagtttttttcaaaatatattAAGTAA